A region of Methanomicrobium sp. W14 DNA encodes the following proteins:
- a CDS encoding magnesium transporter — translation MMKFQAVDGYQLRLFITGLFALLISATAAIAAGIYLGSVSDVLAYLPSLMVLVPPSINMRGSISGVLASRLSSSMHLGEFEINFSKNSLLGLNTRVSLYISIFIAFALGIIAYVISSFFGINGINPWDYLVISVFSGVLSSLIVMGFALVVIISSYNRGVDLDMVGSPSVTTAADLITIPILVLTALFVLGLSQEVRYILLVPVIFFFALSVYSSFLSGNEKKSISKEIVTLLVPLSVLCTFAGVTYASDIDKLVDFAVFLVLIPPFTGGCGSIGGILCSRLATGMHTGELSPHIFPGKGTGWYFASTYLYACIIMPFLAVVANSCAIYLGMSTPGFYEVLITCLVAGMIVITFVNLVGYITASVSFRRGFDPDNFGVPVITSFIDLAGATVLVTIINLIT, via the coding sequence ATGATGAAGTTTCAGGCAGTAGACGGTTATCAGCTTCGCCTGTTTATAACGGGTCTCTTTGCTCTTTTAATCAGTGCAACAGCTGCAATTGCAGCAGGAATCTATCTCGGTTCGGTTTCTGACGTTCTTGCGTACCTTCCGTCGCTGATGGTTCTTGTACCGCCTTCTATAAACATGAGGGGGAGTATCTCAGGTGTCCTTGCATCACGTCTCTCATCGTCGATGCACCTTGGAGAGTTCGAGATAAATTTTTCGAAAAACAGTCTTCTCGGGTTAAATACAAGGGTTTCACTGTATATTTCAATTTTTATCGCGTTTGCACTCGGAATAATCGCTTATGTGATATCATCCTTCTTTGGAATAAACGGCATCAACCCATGGGACTATCTGGTCATTTCGGTATTTTCCGGTGTTTTATCAAGCCTTATCGTAATGGGATTTGCGCTTGTTGTAATCATTTCCAGCTACAACCGTGGAGTTGACCTTGATATGGTAGGTTCCCCGTCGGTCACCACGGCAGCAGACCTGATTACGATACCTATACTTGTTTTAACTGCGCTGTTTGTTCTGGGTCTTTCTCAGGAGGTAAGGTATATTCTTCTGGTTCCCGTGATTTTTTTCTTTGCACTGAGCGTATACTCTTCATTTTTATCAGGTAATGAGAAAAAAAGCATATCAAAGGAGATAGTGACGCTTCTGGTGCCTCTCTCGGTACTATGCACATTTGCAGGCGTAACCTATGCATCAGACATAGACAAACTTGTTGATTTCGCGGTTTTCCTGGTACTTATCCCTCCTTTCACCGGGGGTTGCGGATCAATCGGCGGAATTTTATGCTCCCGTCTTGCAACCGGAATGCACACCGGAGAGTTAAGTCCGCATATATTCCCCGGGAAAGGGACGGGGTGGTATTTTGCGTCAACTTATCTTTATGCATGTATTATCATGCCTTTTCTTGCCGTTGTCGCAAACTCCTGCGCAATTTATCTTGGTATGAGCACACCTGGTTTTTATGAAGTCCTTATCACCTGTCTTGTTGCCGGGATGATTGTAATAACATTTGTAAATCTTGTAGGTTATATCACGGCAAGTGTGTCCTTCCGCAGGGGTTTTGACCCTGACAACTTCGGTGTTCCTGTTATAACAAGCTTCATCGACCTTGCAGGTGCGACAGTTCTTGTAACTATAATAAACCTGATTACCTGA
- a CDS encoding AAA family ATPase, with amino-acid sequence MQVIGVVGLPASGKGEFSRIAKDMNIPVVVMGDVVRKAVLDAGLKINDKNMGEMSRCLRQGMGMDALAQLTVPIIDGMKSGVVLVDGIRGDSEVETFMHHFKNFSLVAVKSPFETRLKRLCERKREDDESDKKGLKERDERETGWGLLDAMSMAEYEIDNEGTIEEFEAKVRDVIEKIRNKNEC; translated from the coding sequence ATGCAGGTAATTGGTGTAGTGGGTCTTCCCGCAAGCGGCAAAGGTGAATTTTCGCGTATTGCAAAAGATATGAACATCCCGGTAGTCGTCATGGGTGATGTCGTAAGAAAAGCCGTTCTTGACGCCGGTCTTAAGATAAACGACAAAAACATGGGGGAGATGTCGCGCTGTCTCAGGCAGGGAATGGGGATGGACGCACTTGCACAGTTAACAGTCCCCATAATAGACGGCATGAAATCAGGTGTAGTCCTTGTCGACGGGATACGCGGAGATTCTGAAGTTGAGACTTTTATGCACCACTTTAAAAATTTCAGTCTCGTCGCAGTAAAATCCCCGTTTGAAACAAGGCTTAAGAGACTTTGCGAAAGAAAAAGGGAAGACGACGAAAGCGATAAAAAAGGGCTGAAAGAAAGGGATGAAAGAGAGACCGGCTGGGGCCTTCTTGACGCCATGTCAATGGCGGAATATGAAATCGACAATGAAGGCACAATAGAAGAATTTGAAGCGAAAGTAAGAGATGTTATTGAAAAAATAAGGAATAAAAATGAGTGCTGA
- a CDS encoding sugar phosphate isomerase/epimerase family protein — MSADFYFASSAKIWSSIEWVYGIKDAGYTGWEISAEGNYRLDNPGSYSRIKEVLETTGLKASVHAPFSDLNLASMNYPIYNESVRQLSECVRLASDITERVTIHPGYLSPAAKLVPDKVWSLHKDALRQIGSVAEEYGVLACLENMPDIGDFLCKDPEEIFGMVDRVEGFGVTIDVGHANTAGMLDGFLKKTGLASHMHLHGNFGEKDEHLPVGKGNIDWKKVFSTIKSNYSGICVVEGRNIGEAKESCREIRGLY; from the coding sequence ATGAGTGCTGATTTTTATTTTGCCTCTTCAGCAAAGATCTGGTCTTCAATTGAATGGGTTTACGGAATAAAGGATGCAGGTTATACCGGGTGGGAAATTTCGGCCGAAGGGAACTACAGGCTTGACAATCCCGGTTCCTATTCCCGGATAAAGGAGGTTTTGGAAACGACCGGTCTTAAGGCAAGCGTACATGCGCCTTTTTCGGACTTAAACCTCGCTTCAATGAACTACCCTATTTACAACGAGTCGGTAAGACAGCTTTCCGAGTGCGTCCGCCTGGCTTCGGACATAACAGAAAGGGTCACAATTCATCCCGGCTATCTGTCGCCTGCCGCAAAACTTGTCCCTGACAAAGTGTGGTCCCTGCATAAGGATGCACTAAGGCAGATAGGCAGTGTGGCGGAAGAATACGGTGTCCTGGCATGCCTTGAGAACATGCCCGATATCGGGGACTTTTTGTGCAAAGACCCCGAAGAAATATTTGGGATGGTTGACAGGGTAGAGGGTTTCGGCGTTACAATAGATGTAGGCCATGCAAACACAGCAGGAATGCTGGACGGTTTTTTGAAAAAAACAGGTCTGGCCTCGCATATGCATCTGCACGGCAATTTCGGCGAAAAGGATGAACACCTGCCGGTAGGAAAAGGAAACATTGACTGGAAAAAGGTATTTTCGACAATAAAAAGCAATTACTCCGGCATCTGTGTCGTTGAAGGAAGAAACATCGGGGAAGCTAAAGAAAGCTGCCGTGAGATAAGGGGGCTTTATTGA
- a CDS encoding potassium channel family protein encodes MTELEYQPVSFKDVLIEMKDIAELMVDLAYSAILFENEDIAHEVLNLEESMNQLVYQARIQSILGARRTDEAESMSGMLQVAEAAERISNSASEIAMIILKNVKFPAKLRQVLPEAEEVTVRAKVMENSQIDGKTLGEQKLQSTTGIRVIAIRRGVTWIYDPGRDTRILDGDILIAKGLEGGISTFYSIAGVLPKKTEEEPEDAVVSDLDRAVSLIIDMKDQSELAVGLAYTSLLFDSREVADEVVALDSRMDDMRYRLDLWILEAAKRISNVEYLRGLLYMSSFAENISNAASSIVDVIRRDIEIPPVFKRIVRESDEIITKVSVGKSSALNGKTLKEASLETVTGMVVLAINSHGRWKYRPGKNDVIHAGDIIITKGRRDGECRLHNLSGQTEDADRW; translated from the coding sequence ATGACCGAACTAGAATATCAGCCTGTCAGTTTTAAGGATGTTCTTATAGAAATGAAGGACATTGCCGAACTGATGGTTGATCTGGCCTATTCTGCAATCCTTTTTGAGAATGAAGATATTGCTCATGAAGTCCTGAACCTCGAAGAAAGCATGAACCAGCTTGTCTACCAGGCACGCATCCAGAGTATTCTCGGGGCAAGAAGGACTGATGAAGCCGAGTCGATGAGCGGGATGCTCCAGGTGGCCGAGGCTGCCGAGAGGATTTCGAATTCTGCCTCGGAAATAGCGATGATTATTCTCAAAAATGTGAAGTTTCCCGCAAAATTAAGGCAGGTCCTGCCTGAAGCCGAAGAGGTTACAGTAAGGGCGAAAGTTATGGAAAACAGCCAGATTGACGGTAAAACTCTTGGTGAGCAGAAGCTTCAGAGTACAACCGGAATAAGGGTTATTGCCATAAGGCGTGGCGTTACGTGGATATATGATCCGGGCAGGGACACACGTATTCTTGACGGGGATATCCTGATTGCAAAAGGTCTTGAAGGCGGAATCAGTACTTTTTACTCAATTGCTGGTGTATTGCCAAAAAAAACCGAGGAAGAGCCTGAAGATGCCGTGGTTTCAGATCTCGACAGGGCGGTTTCCCTGATAATCGACATGAAAGACCAGAGTGAGCTTGCAGTAGGACTTGCCTACACCTCACTTTTGTTTGACAGCCGTGAAGTTGCTGATGAGGTCGTTGCACTTGATTCCAGAATGGATGACATGAGGTACAGGCTTGATTTGTGGATCCTTGAGGCAGCCAAAAGAATTTCAAATGTTGAATATTTAAGAGGTCTTTTGTACATGTCGTCTTTTGCGGAGAATATAAGCAATGCGGCTTCGTCAATTGTAGATGTCATCAGAAGGGATATAGAAATACCTCCTGTATTCAAAAGAATAGTTCGAGAATCAGATGAGATTATTACAAAGGTAAGCGTAGGCAAAAGTTCAGCATTAAATGGCAAAACTCTTAAAGAAGCATCTTTGGAGACTGTTACGGGCATGGTTGTACTTGCGATAAACAGTCATGGCCGCTGGAAGTATCGGCCCGGTAAAAATGATGTTATTCATGCCGGTGATATAATTATAACAAAAGGCAGAAGGGACGGGGAGTGCAGACTTCACAACCTTTCCGGACAGACTGAAGATGCAGACAGATGGTAA
- the rnz gene encoding ribonuclease Z, with the protein MSGETLQVYFLGTAGALPTPNKNPSCIMIKRGSDTHIFDCGEGAQQQMMRARTGFTVDAIFITHWHADHYLGLPGLVQTMSFMGRKEPLNIYGPKWIHEFVSYLEGISKTRLGFEILPNEIREGSVVPFPGYTVRAFSSHHGMPGLGYILAEDERPGRFDRDNATSLGVKPGPLFGKLQRGQSVVVEKDGQRITVNPAEVMGPPRPGRKIVYTGDTRPDCTEWKKWGNDADLLIHDSTYDDSEKERALEVFHSTAGEAGGIASAINAQRLALVHISSRYTNMASHIQDAEQTYKGEIFAPEDLDMIEIPFRG; encoded by the coding sequence ATGAGCGGAGAAACACTGCAGGTGTATTTCCTCGGGACTGCCGGGGCCCTTCCGACTCCAAACAAAAACCCGTCGTGCATTATGATAAAGAGAGGCTCCGACACCCATATTTTTGACTGCGGTGAGGGTGCACAGCAGCAGATGATGCGTGCAAGAACCGGGTTCACGGTAGATGCGATTTTCATTACGCACTGGCATGCCGATCATTACCTTGGTCTTCCCGGTCTTGTCCAGACAATGTCTTTTATGGGCAGAAAGGAGCCGCTGAACATCTACGGCCCGAAATGGATACATGAGTTTGTATCTTACCTTGAAGGGATATCAAAAACCCGTCTCGGTTTTGAGATACTCCCGAACGAGATAAGAGAAGGGTCGGTCGTCCCTTTTCCGGGCTACACTGTGCGTGCTTTTTCATCACACCACGGCATGCCGGGTCTTGGATACATTCTTGCAGAGGATGAAAGGCCGGGAAGGTTTGACCGTGATAACGCAACATCACTGGGTGTAAAGCCGGGGCCTTTATTCGGAAAACTACAGAGAGGTCAGAGTGTTGTAGTTGAAAAGGATGGTCAGAGAATAACGGTAAATCCGGCGGAAGTGATGGGACCCCCTCGTCCCGGAAGAAAAATAGTCTATACCGGTGACACACGTCCTGACTGCACAGAATGGAAAAAGTGGGGAAATGATGCAGACCTTCTTATTCATGACTCAACGTATGATGACTCGGAAAAAGAGAGAGCTCTTGAAGTTTTTCATTCAACGGCAGGCGAAGCGGGCGGCATTGCTTCGGCGATAAATGCGCAGCGTCTTGCTTTGGTCCATATAAGTTCAAGATATACAAATATGGCAAGCCATATACAGGATGCAGAACAAACATATAAAGGCGAGATCTTTGCTCCTGAAGATCTGGACATGATAGAAATACCATTTAGAGGATGA
- a CDS encoding DHH family phosphoesterase yields the protein MEKSDNVVYRLGPNCELDDIVVGNIYEVKVQGFAKFGTFVYLNSHIKGLIHVSNVKSDHKEGEVLYVRVNNIRDNGNIDLEEVVLEEGYDVKALQCKKSPVRLSDLKNKVGRVISIDAEVAQIKQTTGPTIFTLIDETGSENAAAFIEAGKRAYPEVELGDMVCLTGEVMMRNGQLQVEASNIRVLSDEEKEEVKQRIAIATEERAKPADIPFLIESEVLEKLKPEMQRVAQIIRKAIFTNQPVVLRHHADADGIVAAVSVEKAIISLIREEGGDQDTESHLFKRAPSKAPFYEIEDVTRDLDFALRDNVRFGQKMPLVLMMDNGSTEEDEPSYRVAKVYDLPIVVVDHHHPDKSTDEYLEAHVNPYHAGGDFGVTAGMLGAELARMIYPGIEDEIKHFPAVAAVGDRSEAPEREKYLALVADKYTEDDCKNIALALDYEQFWLRFNDGREIIKDILNINNNPERHKKLVDLLVREANLAIEEQLDTSLPHVKDRLLENGSNLFTIDVEIFAHRFTFPPPGKTSGEIHDLLCKQNEGKPVVTLGIGPDFAVIRSRGVLMNIPQMVRELRDEIKGGGVNGGGHLVVGSIKFVEGMRDIVVEKLIEKIGQFPVEI from the coding sequence ATGGAAAAATCTGATAATGTAGTTTATCGTCTCGGCCCTAACTGTGAGCTTGACGATATAGTTGTTGGGAATATATATGAAGTGAAAGTCCAGGGCTTTGCGAAATTCGGGACATTCGTATACTTAAACAGTCACATAAAAGGTCTCATACATGTTTCAAATGTAAAATCCGATCACAAGGAAGGGGAAGTCCTGTATGTCAGGGTAAACAACATCCGCGACAACGGGAATATAGACCTTGAAGAGGTCGTGTTAGAGGAAGGATATGACGTTAAAGCGCTTCAGTGCAAAAAATCTCCTGTACGTCTTTCAGATCTTAAAAACAAGGTTGGAAGAGTCATAAGTATTGACGCTGAAGTAGCCCAGATAAAGCAGACGACCGGCCCTACTATATTTACCCTCATCGATGAGACCGGCTCTGAAAATGCAGCCGCCTTTATCGAAGCCGGTAAAAGGGCATATCCTGAGGTAGAGCTTGGAGATATGGTATGTCTTACCGGAGAGGTCATGATGAGAAACGGCCAGCTCCAGGTCGAAGCCAGCAATATACGTGTCCTTTCCGATGAGGAAAAAGAAGAGGTAAAACAGCGTATAGCAATAGCCACCGAGGAGAGGGCAAAACCGGCTGATATTCCGTTTTTAATCGAGAGTGAGGTCCTGGAAAAACTAAAACCCGAGATGCAGAGGGTTGCCCAGATAATCAGAAAGGCGATATTTACAAACCAGCCGGTCGTCCTCAGGCATCATGCCGATGCCGACGGTATCGTTGCGGCAGTATCCGTTGAAAAGGCAATTATCTCACTTATCCGTGAGGAAGGCGGAGACCAGGACACAGAGAGCCACCTCTTCAAACGTGCACCTTCAAAAGCGCCATTTTATGAGATTGAGGACGTAACACGCGACCTTGACTTCGCATTGCGTGACAACGTAAGGTTCGGCCAGAAGATGCCTCTGGTTCTTATGATGGACAACGGTTCAACCGAGGAGGACGAACCTTCGTACAGGGTTGCAAAGGTGTATGACCTGCCTATTGTCGTTGTGGATCACCACCACCCTGACAAGTCCACTGACGAATACCTTGAAGCACACGTGAACCCATATCACGCCGGAGGCGATTTTGGTGTTACCGCGGGTATGCTTGGTGCAGAGCTTGCCAGAATGATTTATCCCGGAATAGAGGATGAGATAAAACATTTCCCGGCAGTTGCAGCTGTTGGTGACAGAAGCGAGGCTCCGGAAAGGGAAAAATATCTTGCACTTGTCGCGGACAAATATACCGAAGACGACTGCAAGAATATTGCACTTGCACTGGACTATGAACAGTTCTGGCTGAGGTTTAACGACGGCAGGGAGATTATAAAGGATATCCTCAATATCAACAACAACCCTGAAAGGCACAAAAAGCTTGTCGACCTTCTTGTCCGCGAAGCAAATCTTGCAATTGAAGAACAGCTTGACACTTCTCTGCCGCATGTAAAGGACAGACTGCTTGAAAACGGTTCTAACCTGTTTACAATAGATGTAGAAATATTTGCACACCGCTTTACTTTCCCTCCTCCGGGAAAGACGTCAGGCGAGATACATGACCTCCTGTGTAAGCAGAACGAGGGAAAGCCCGTTGTTACTCTTGGAATCGGTCCTGACTTCGCTGTTATACGTTCCCGCGGTGTTCTTATGAATATTCCCCAGATGGTGCGTGAGCTAAGAGACGAGATTAAAGGCGGCGGAGTTAACGGCGGAGGACACCTTGTCGTAGGATCAATAAAATTCGTTGAGGGAATGAGAGATATTGTTGTGGAAAAACTTATTGAAAAGATTGGGCAGTTCCCCGTGGAAATATAA